The Rhodobacteraceae bacterium LMO-JJ12 genome contains the following window.
GCCACGCCTCACTCTTTCGTGAGGGTCGGGCCGCATCGAAGAACCTCGTCAACCGCGTTCACATTGCCGGGATACCGGGGGCTTTTTCTTTACTTCCCATCCACGGGCAAGACACTGGTTGCGGAAAGGGAGGTGACCATGAAGCGCTCTGTCCTGTGCCCGGTTCCTGCCGAACTTCCGCAATTTCCGCCGGTCGTGTCTGAATTTTGCACAGGCAACGCCGCAAGTGGAGAAGGGCGTTACACAGACGGCGAACCTGTCGACGGCATAGTCATGGATCGTAAGAGGCCGGGCAGCTCAAGGGCTGCCGCCGCTTGTTGCCGTTTTCTTAGGGGGTCGCATGGATGAGCTTCCCGAAGTGCCACAAGGCACCACAGGCGCCCGCGTATTCCGGGTCGTGCTGCGCCTGACCCTATTGCTGATAATGGTCTATTGCGTCCATCTGTTGGTCGCTTGGTTTTCAGCGCGCACTGCGGACATCCATCCCGGCGCGCAGGTCGGTATGTTGGTGGCGCTGCTCATGGTCTATGCGCTGCTGATTGCCGTCCCGTTCGTACCGGGGATTGAAATCGGCTTGATGCTGCTCGCAGTTGAGGGGGCATGGATCGCTCCGTGGCTCTATTTTGCCACGACAGCGGGTTTGTTGTTCGCCTACGGGGCGGGCGAGTGGGTGCCATATGCGCGCCTGCACCGGATTTTGGCCGATTTGCACATGCGCCGGGTCTGCACGTTGCTCGAGCGCATTCATCCGCTCAGCCGCGAGGAGCGGGTCACTCTGCTGCGCGACAATGCGCCCAAATGGCTGCGCCCGTTCATTTCCCGCTATCGCTACTTGTTCCTGGCCGGGGTCATCAATCTGCCAGGCAACGCGGTGATCGGCGGCGGGGGCGGCATCCTGTTCGTTACCGGCCTCAGCCGACTCTTCAAGCCAGCCGCCGTGGCCCTGACGGTTGCGTTGGCTGTGATGCCGGTGCCGCTGGCAGTCTGGATATTCGGTATCGACATAATCCCATAGCGGATTGCCAGAGCGACAATCTCTTTGCCCTCAGGTTACCCCTGATGCTGCGGCCCTATTCCCTGAAATATCTGGCGCAGATCCAGGGTGCTGCGTATGCCGATATCGGCATGGATCCGCTCCAGCTGATAGCGGGCCTCGTCCAGCCTGCCTCTTCGATCTGCCGCCCCACGAAATCGATGGCCCGCAACTCCTTGAGAAGGCTGGAGTTGAAGCTGATCTCGTTAACGCGGTTCTGAATTTCCTGCGCGGTTCGCGGCACGCCCTTGCGTTTGCTGGGATTGATCTGCACCACCACGATGTCGCCGGTGTCGGATCCGGCATGGAACGGAAACAGCGCCGGGTTGCCGATGTAACCACCGTCCCAATATGGCACACCGTCAATGATCACCGACTTGAAGATGTTGGGCAGGCAGGCCGGGGCCATCACCATATCCGCCGGCAGTAGGTGACTGTCGAATACCTTGACCTTTCCGGTTTCCGCATTGGTGACAGAAATGTAGAGTAGGATGCCGTGGCAGCTTTGCACGCAGGTGAAATCAACGCAGGATTCCAAGTTGTCTTTCAGCAGGTAATCCAGCACGTCTCAGGTAAAGGCGCCGTGGGCACCGCCCCCTTGTAGGGCCAAGTTGATCCGCTTGGGTTTCGCAGCGGGTGTTTTGCGCGGATGGTTCACAATCTTTGCCATCACTGCACTGCCTCGCCATCGGCCAAAGTGGCGCCGTTCGCGCCGGGGAAACGGTGCTTCTTGCTATACATAGCATGTCTCCTGTTGAGGGTTCGGGCGGCAGGCGTGCCTGCCGCACCGCTACAGTTCAGGAATACGCCGGCTTGGGTGCGACGAGCATGCGAAACACGATTCCCAGCACGGCCCCGTAAATGACGTGCAGCACCAGCGTCATCATTGGTCCCATGATCCCGAAGGCCATTCCGAAGAGTCCGGCTCCTGCCATCGGCATGACCATGATCATCATGCCAAACCAGGCGGCAATGCCGAATACGATGCCCTTGATCAGCGCCGAACCACCCGGGATCAGACCGTAAAGCAGCACAAACCCGCCGCCCCAGGCCACCGTGCCAATGATGAAGTGGCCCAGCCACCCCATTGCGGCGGGTGCACCCATCATGGTGCTGAGCATGGCGATAACATCGAGTTCCGGCATGACGCCCATCATGCCCTTGGCAAGCATCATGACCGACAAAACGACGGTCGCTACGAAACCGGCGACGAGGCCGGCTGTGATCTTGTTCATGGTATGGTTCCTTTCGCGGGGGCCTCAGCCGCCCTTTTGCTTCCCTTCGTGAAGCTGGGAAAGGATAGCGCTGATGTGGTCGTCATCGGCCTCATCATGCGTAGCGGCTACAGGCAGGCTTTCAGTCAGATTGCGGGTCGTCCGCATCTGGCCGATGAACCGGCCGCACCCTTTGCACATCGCAAGATGTAGTTGCATCTGAAGGGCTTCCCATGTGCTCAGCTCTCCGTCGATCAGGGCGCTGGCGCGGGCTGCTACTTCCTGGCAATTCAACATTTGGCGGTGTCCTTTTCACGTGCCTCACATGAACAGGACAAACGAAACCCCGCCGCGTTACACGTGTCTGAAAAATAGTTCAGTCCCGGCGACATGCAAGACCTCATGTCACATCAGGCCATCGAGAGCAGCGCGAACGCCCAGACGTGCCCGGTGCAACAGAACCCGCATGTTACCTTCGCTGATACCAAGGATGGTGCAGACTTCTTCGGCCTCCATCCCCTGTTGTGCGCGTAAAATGATCACGGAGCGCTGGCCAGGCGGCAGAGTTTCGATCGCAGCATTCACATGGTCCATCACGTTGCGTCCGGCCAGAATGCGCTCGGGGGTCAGGGTTTCCCAAAGTTCGGGCATATCTTTCCAGCGCCCCCGGCCATCAAAGGCCGCCGTCAGATTGTCGTCCTCGCCCGCACCATCAAACGAGACGATGCGCCCGTCGCGCTTAGCCCGGCTGCGGGCCTTGTTCATGAGGATCGAGAAGATCCAGCTTGCCAGTGAAGAGCGCCCCTCAAAACCTGAGATGCTTTTCAGAACCGCGATCCAGGTTTCCTGGGCTACCTCTTCAGCCGTCGCGCGGCTACGAACGATACCTGTCGCGACGCGGATCAGGGTTGTATTATGTTTGCGGTAAACCTGCTCGAATGCAGCCCTGTCACCGGTGGCAAGCAGTTCAACCAGCGCCGCTTCCCTCTTCCGTGCAGTCGGCATCGCAATCTCCCCAAAGTTTTATTTCACTAAGCAGAACAAACGCTCAGAAAGTCCAGCGACGAGTGGGCACGCTCAAAGTATCGTGAAATCCTGTGTCTTGAATTTGGTAGATCCGCCAAGCAGGTGTGAAGCGTCGGTCGCTGCCTGACAGGGGCATTGGCAGGGCGCTGAACCATCCGCAGCGATCGGCACGAAAATCTTATTGCCCAGTTCATGGGTGAATGGCGGCGAAAACCCCGATGGGCTGCCGTAAATCTGCACCCTGCCGTCTTTATCGGCAACCTACCACCTCGTGACGCAGACAACTACGGCTCTTGCGATCATCAGGTGAGAGGCGAGCAAATGAAGCGAAGTCTGGCAGCCGCCACTTGTACCGCTGACAAATGCCACATGAACGGCCCCCACGTTGCGAAACTTGCCTGACCGGTTTGTCGCTGCGTTGCAGCTGTCCGAACCAGCCATTCATGATAGTCGCAGCATTCTGGTTGGGTTTAGGCAGGGAATATCGCCAAGCGCAGGTTGCAGCGCTCCAGATTGAAGAGTGGGTTGAACGCGATTAGCGGATGATATCAGCTACAACCAAAGTGGCCGCTATAAGTCGAAGCTTCGTGCTCGCCGTGTAGCCGAGCTTGTGAGATTCAAGACTGTGCTGAGGCTCCTCTTGTGTGATCACGGGAGTTTGAGGCCCTTGTTGTGTGATCCCGGTATTAGTGGGGCCCCAGGTAGTGTTAATGTGGGCACTGAAAAAAGGAGCATTCAATGAAACATTACATCGCCGCAACCATCATCGCACTTTCGACAACGGCAGCATGGGCAGAAGATATGACCAAAGCTTCCCCATTGTCGGTCAATGATACCATCGACAGCCTTGAAGCTGCTGTAACAGGGGCGGGCGCAACGGTTTTTGCGCGCGTTGATCACGCAAAGGGT
Protein-coding sequences here:
- a CDS encoding zf-HC2 domain-containing protein, with product MLNCQEVAARASALIDGELSTWEALQMQLHLAMCKGCGRFIGQMRTTRNLTESLPVAATHDEADDDHISAILSQLHEGKQKGG
- a CDS encoding sigma-70 family RNA polymerase sigma factor; this encodes MPTARKREAALVELLATGDRAAFEQVYRKHNTTLIRVATGIVRSRATAEEVAQETWIAVLKSISGFEGRSSLASWIFSILMNKARSRAKRDGRIVSFDGAGEDDNLTAAFDGRGRWKDMPELWETLTPERILAGRNVMDHVNAAIETLPPGQRSVIILRAQQGMEAEEVCTILGISEGNMRVLLHRARLGVRAALDGLM